A single Salvelinus fontinalis isolate EN_2023a unplaced genomic scaffold, ASM2944872v1 scaffold_0037, whole genome shotgun sequence DNA region contains:
- the LOC129842402 gene encoding protein disulfide-isomerase A2-like, giving the protein MRFCVVLLAVVLVLCVSWTQTAEDTSPEQTDAAEQETEPEKKEKTTEIEEEKDVMVLHINNFQRALSENKFLLVEFYAPWCGHCRQLEPVYAEAAGLKEGERKEGESEGYSLAKVDAAEEKELAEEFDVGSFPTIKLFTDGDRDNPIDFTGKRTVQGIVQWLKRRSGPSAVVLETTDAASEHISLHNVTVLGFFTSLESEEAKVFYSVAMEMVDMVFAVTTSPEVFQKYEVKNNRVVLFKKFDEGRVDLSVSEEEKVGKEELTVFIRTNSLELVIEFNEQNADKIFGSKVHTHTLLFINSTVQEQKNLVTEYRTAAKDFKGKVLFIIIDVTGPVSHVLKYFGLSEDDAPAERIINTDTTKKFALIGQITAASLQTFCQGVLDGTVKSHLLSDEVPEDWDKGPVKVLVGKNFEAVALDNNKNVFVEFYAPWCGHCKELAPVWEKLAEKYADRDDIIIAKIDATTNEVEGVSVSGFPTLRYYPAGEDSKEVEYSGTRDLETFALFLDNGGQLPKAEEKEERDEEEEDDDDDEDEEEVTDESSPPPANETSKDEL; this is encoded by the exons ATGCGGTTCTGTGTGGTTCTACTCGCCGTGGTTCTGGTTCTCTGTGTGTCCTGGACCCAGACGGCGGAGGACACCAGCCCAGAACAGACGGACGCAGCGGAACAAGAGACGGAGCCGGAGAAGAAAGAGAAAACGactgagatagaggaggagaaggacGTGATGGTTCTACACATCAATAACTTCCAAAGGGCCCTGAGTGAAAACAAGTTCCTGCTGGTTGAGTTCT atgctcCGTGGTGCGGTCACTGCCGTCAGTTGGAGCCGGTGTATGCGGAGGCAGCGGGGTT gaaggagggagagaggaaggagggagagagcgagggatacAGTCTGGCTAAAGTGGACGCTGCAGAGGAGAAGGAGCTGGCGGAAGAGTTTGATGTCGGAAGTTTCCCAACCATCAAACTGTTCACcgacggagacagagacaacccCATCGACTTCACAG GGAAGAGGACAGTGCAGGGTATTGTCCAGTGGTTGAAGAGGCGTTCAGGTCCTAGTGCCGTGGTGTTAGAGACGACTGATGCAGCTTCAGAACACATCAGCCTTCACAACGTTACAGTGCTGGGGTTCTTCACT AGTCTGGAGAGTGAGGAGGCCAAGGTGTTCTATAGTGTTGCCATGGAGATGGTTGACATGGTGTTCGCGGTGACAACCAGTCCAGAGGTCTTCCAGAAATATGAAGTAAAGAACAACAGAGTGGTGTTGTTCAAGAAG tttgacGAGGGCAGGGTAGACCTGTCTgtgtctgaagaggagaaggtgGGTAAAGAGGAGCTGACTGTCTTCATCAGGACCAACAGTCTGGAGCTGGTGATAGAGTTCAACGAGCag AATGCGGATAAGATCTTTGGTTCGAAGGTTCACACCCACACCCTCCTCTTCATCAACTCTACAGTACAGGAGCAGAAGAACCTTGTAACTGAATACAGGACCGCGGCCAAGGACTTCAAGGGCAAG gtattgTTCATCATTATAGATGTAACGGGACCAGTCAGTCATGTCCTGAAGTACTTCGGTCTTTCCGAGGACGACGCCCCCGCTGAACGCATCATCAACACCGACACCACCAAGAAGTTCGCTCTGATTGGACAGATAACGGCCGCCTCGCTCCAAACGTTCTGTCAGGGAGTTCTGGACGGAACCGTGAAG TCTCACCTGCTGAGCGACGAGGTACCAGAGGACTGGGATAAAGGACCCGTTAAAGTTCTGGTCGGGAAGAACTTTGAGGCTGTCGCCCTCGACAACAACAAGAATGTCTTCGTAGAGTTCT ATGCCCCATGGTGCGGTCACTGTAAGGAGCTGGCTCCAGTCTGGGAGAAGCTGGCAGAGAAGTACGCTGACCGGGATGACATCATCATTGCAAAGATTGATGCCACGACCAATGAGGTGGAGGGAGTGTCTGTGTCTGGTTTCCCTACATTACGATACTACCCTGCTGGAGAAGACAGCAAg gaggtaGAATACAGCGGGACCAGAGACTTGGAGACGTTTGCTTTGTTCCTGGACAATGGAGGACAGCTTCCGAAGGcagaagagaaggaagagagagacgaggaggaagaggatgatgatgatgatgaagatgaagaggag GTCACTGATGAGTCATCGCCACCGCCAGCCAATGAGACGTCTAAAGACGAGCTGTAA